TCCGCAGGCGGAATTCGCGACCGTGCCGACCTCCAGCTATCCCTTCACCCCGACGCTCGGCCAAGATTTCTCAAGCAGGCTTTCAACCATGGCGAGCGAAAGCCGCAGCCAGAGCGAGACCTTCTCCAACCTTGCTCAGCAATCGACCAGTTCGGCGGTCACACGGTTCAGCGAACTGCGCGATGCCTACACCCGTTCTCGCTCGAACGAGACGGTCAGCGGAACGTCGACCAATGACAGCATTGGAAGAACATTCAGTGAGCTCGACAACGCGTCCAACACCTTGCAGCAGCAGTTTGGCCTGTCTCGCCGGGCATCGGACGACATCTCGGTCTCATGGTTCCTGAACGGTGATGCGGGAGTGGGGGCGAAAGCAGAAGGAGACGTTTTCAGTGGTTCTGGCGGAATTAAGGGCGGGAGAAATCAGAGCTGGACCGACAGCGATATAGGGATCGCCTCGGAAGATCGCTCGCGTATCGAGAGTGCGCTCAGCCAAATTTCCGAAAGCTATAACTGGTCAAGTTCCAGAGAGGGCTTCTTCCGCGAGACCAGCTCAAGCTCAGAAGCGCTTGTTTCGAGTAGTGCAGCGGGTGTCACAACTTCGCTTACAGAAGCGAATAGCTACACAGTCGAGGCACGCCGCGCGGAAGAATTAGCCAATCGGCTTGAGAGCCAGGCTAGCTGGTATGAAAGCGCCAATGCTGCGGGTACGCTTAACCTCAGCCAAGCCTATCGCGAATGGGGCATGGCGGAGATAGAAGCCAACCGCGATTACTATGGTCGAGCCCGCTTCGATGACATCGACTTCCAGATGAGCGCGCAAGGACAGCAGCTGCAAGCACGATTTGTCGAGAGCTACGCTGAAGGCCTCAATGATGAGATCGCGAGCGAACTTGAGTTGCCTGATGCAGCGCCTGTGACTCGCCCTAATGTAGGAAGCGCGAGCGGCGTGGGCGGCTCTGTTCGTCTTGGCGGAACACCAAGCTCTCTCGGGGATCCGTCAGATGGAAGGCAAGAGATCGCAGGCGATGTTAGTCGGAAGCAAAACGAAGGCTCTCGAAGCATCGAGCGGAGACGTGGAAGTCTTGATCGGACCACACGGGATGCACGAGGAGCATCCGCTGAGGCAGCCGATGATGTGAAGAAATGGTAAGCTAGATCAAGCCATCGTAGACGACGACATAAACGATAAATGCGGTCACTGCGAAAGCAGTAAATAAAAGGGCGCGACGCTCCCATGGGTCGGCCCAGGCCTTCTTCCAACGATACTCTGCTCGTCTGTTCTCAGCGATCGCGCGATCAATTTCGCGAAAGCCTTCCCAGTCCTTGTTGTCCTTGGGTGGTGTGTTTTGAGGTCCGCTCATCGCTTTTTCTCCTTCGCGAGAATAGGAGCCCCCCTCTTCTCCACTCTTCCAACTGATCGATTGCACGAAAGTAGCTCAAAACTATCGGGAAAGCGAGTTCGCAAGGCTTGGCCATGTTCACGGAAAGTGAAAGAACACGCGATACTGAAGAGCGGATCATGAGCACGAACGAGCCATCAGAACCAAACGTCGTCGATTTTCGCGGCGCAGCTGCCCGACAGAAGCGGGACAAGAGGCGCAAACTCTTGCTTCTCGTCGTGGGCGGATTGTTCGCCGGGGTTCTCGGGGGCGTGATCGGGATCAATTGGCCCTTCGGTTCCGCCAGCGCCGAGGCGCGAACCACCCATACCTTTGGCGTATGCGGGATGGTGAGGAAAACCTGCGTTGTCGATGGCGATACAATCTGGCTCGAGGGCGTAAAGATCCGCGTGGCAGACATCGATACGCCGGAAATCTCGCAACCCAGGTGCGACTACGAATACGAACTCGGCATCAAGGCTCGCGACCGGTTGGTTACCTTGCTCAACCAAGGCGAATTCTCCGCGGTTCCGATCGGCAACCGGGACGAAGACCAGTATGGCCGCAAGCTGCGTGTGCTAAAGCGCGACGGACGCTCTTTGGGCGATCAACTGGTTGCCGAAGGTCTTGCCAGGACCTGGACCGGACGCCGGGAGCCATGGTGCTGATGCGTGTCTGGCCGGATAGCGACGAACCGCTGGTGAGCGGCAAGAACGAGTGGAAGCTGAAGCTTGAAGCCTGGCTTCTCGGCATTCCGATCATCCTCTGTATCGCCGCAGCCATCTGGTCGCTGTTTTGACACTCACTCGCGACCAGGAAATTTGGGGAATGGCGCTCTGGGTCGAGAAGCATCACGGCGATGGTGGACATGATTTCATCGATGCGAAGATCGAGGAGCTAGTCCTTGCGACCGAGATGGACGGCGTAAGACTTTGGGAGGAAGTTGCGCGTCGCTTGGAGCAGCTTGGCGAGCGCACTTCCCAATCTTGATTGCATCTCTGCCGTCCGAGCTTTCGACAGACGCGATATAGGCCTCCAGCCGTTCGATTGTTCTCCGGCGCGGCCGGCGGCCCAATCGCAAGTCGAGCACGAATCGCGGATCGCCGACCGCGCGCCTGCCAAAACGAGTCGCGGAAATATGATTATCTTTCAGATGCTTTTCAATCCGTTCAAGCAAGGTCATGTCCTTTTCGCTCCGACTCGCAAATCCCTTGCGTTCTTGTTCTGTTCCTACTAGGATCGTATCCGTGAGTCTAGGAAAATTCCTACGATTGAAATCGAAGGGCCACGTAAATGGAACATGTCAGGGAAGAACTTGATCGGCTGATCACGCAGCGCGGTTATGGCTACGCGTCGATCTCGCGACTGCTTGGTCGTAACCCCGCCTACGTCCAGCAATTCATCAAGCGCGGTTCGCCCAGGAAGCTTGATGACGAGGATCGAAAGACGCTCGCCTGCTTCTTCGGCGTCGATGAGCAAGTGCTCGGCGGTCCGGCCAATCCGGTCACCGACGGCATGGTCGAAATTCCCGTTCTCGATGTCGAAGCTTCAGCTGGCTTCGGCGCGGTCGCCGCCAGCGAGACTGCACATACCCGGTTTGGGTTCGACGAACGCTGGCTGCGACACCTAACTTCGGCGAAGAGCGCCAGCCTGTCGATCGTCGGCGTTAAGGGTGACTCAATGGAGCCAACGTTGAGCGATGGCGATGAAGTTTTGGTCGATGCATCAGATCATGGTTCACGATTGCGCGATGGGATCTACGTCCTTCGCTCTGATGATTCGCTCGTTGTGAAGCGCATCGCGATCAAGCCGGGCGGCAGGCAGATCACCATTGCCAGCGACAATCCGGCCTACCCGACGTGGCGCGACATGGACCGGTCTGAGGTGCACGTTGTGGGCCGGGTCATCTGGTTTGGCCGAGCTTTGTAGAGGCAAAGCTTGGGCCGGTAGCGGAATGTCTGCTTGCAGGTCCTGCGCTGTTCAAAGCAGCCCAGTCCCCTTGATCAACTGAAGTAATTGAATCTCACATGTTTGCTCCCAACTTGTTGAGTGGTGGCAAACAATAAGAACCAGCATTTTGTACCCAAAGCATATCTTAGGCGTTTCAGCTGTGATCCGCCGGGTGCTGACCGTCGCCGCATCAACGCATATTTGATTGATCACGAGAGATTTATCGACGGGGCCTCGATTAGCGATCAGTGCTCCAAGAACAAGTTCTACGGCTCCGATGAAATCTTTGAGGACTTCGTTCAACACTTTGAGGGCCGTTACGGAATTGCGATTGAAGCGCTAGAGGGCAATGGACAAATCTACACAGGCGATATCTCTAGGTTCTTTCTGCTTCAGTATCTTCGAACGCCGCATATGCTCGAGCAACGCAGGAAGACCATAGATCATGCTGAAAATCTAAAGATTGGCGGCATTTCTCGACCAGAGCCAATGAACTTCGTGCAATCAAGAGGGTGCTGTCAGTCTAACGCTAACTCGTCTCCGCCTAGCAGAATGGTCCCCACCCGCGTTCTCGATCAGGCGATAAGGTTTTGCCACTCAGCCAGGGCGGCTGAGCGGCCTTCTTTGTAAGTCTGTCTATCGATGAGGTGGCGGTCTGAGTTGAAGTGATTGTGGACGTTGGCGTGAACTGAAGCGAACTTCTGTAGCGACTTCATTTGCCTGAACCTGAGCATGGCTCGCTCTCGTCTTCGAAACGGCAAGTGGGAGTTCTCCGCTCTGTTGTTCAGCCACCTGCCCACTTCTCTTCGTTCCAGGTTGCCGAGCTCGCGCATCGCTGCTGGGTAAGATTGAAGACCATCCGTGACGATCGCTTCGGCCTTCCCGTGACGCTTCAGCGTCTTCTTGAAGAAGCGAAGAGCGGCTGATTTGTCGCGCTTCTTTGTAACGTAGCTCTCGAGCACTTCGCCTTCGTGATCCACTGCGCGCCACAGATAGTGGGTCTCTCCGTTGATCTTCACAAAGACTTCATCGACGTGCCAGCGCCAGTTGCGAAACCCACGCATTCGGCTGATCCGTTGCCGCTTGATGTCAGCCGCAAACATCGGCCCAAACCTGTTCCACCAGAACCGAACCGTCTCGTGGCAAATATCAATGCCGCGTTCGGCCAGAAGATCTTCAACGTTCCGCAAGCTCAACGGAAATCGGACATACATCATCACCACAAGCCGAATGACTTCTGGTGACGAGTTGAAGCGTTTGAATGGACTGGGCGGTTTGGCTCTCGGCTTGCGGCTCATCCGAGCCAGCTAGCAGCCCTCGCCTGCTGCTGCCACGTTAGTCTGACAGCACCCGAAACGGGTTCTTGGTCGCAGTCATCCGTTCCGGCTAGCAAGCGAGCCGATCAGCGGCCATCCTTTTGACAGTACCCAGGCGACGAGTTGAAGCGCTTGAACGGGCTGGGCGGTTTAGCTCGAGATTTGCGTTTCATGACGGCAAGTTAGCAACCACTGCACTCTCCTGCCACGTTAGTCTGACAATACCCCTGAAGGCACTTCGGTAATTCCTTGGTTTTGCGAGGAGGCACGCCACACGATCCCATGCCGCATCTCTTGCGCCTGTCAAACCATCTCCAGGCTACAGCCTCGCGCTTTTAGTATGGGCAACATTTCTCGATAGGCAGCCGGAGTGC
The Sphingopyxis macrogoltabida genome window above contains:
- a CDS encoding thermonuclease family protein; the encoded protein is MSTNEPSEPNVVDFRGAAARQKRDKRRKLLLLVVGGLFAGVLGGVIGINWPFGSASAEARTTHTFGVCGMVRKTCVVDGDTIWLEGVKIRVADIDTPEISQPRCDYEYELGIKARDRLVTLLNQGEFSAVPIGNRDEDQYGRKLRVLKRDGRSLGDQLVAEGLARTWTGRREPWC
- a CDS encoding IS6 family transposase, translated to MSRKPRAKPPSPFKRFNSSPEVIRLVVMMYVRFPLSLRNVEDLLAERGIDICHETVRFWWNRFGPMFAADIKRQRISRMRGFRNWRWHVDEVFVKINGETHYLWRAVDHEGEVLESYVTKKRDKSAALRFFKKTLKRHGKAEAIVTDGLQSYPAAMRELGNLERREVGRWLNNRAENSHLPFRRRERAMLRFRQMKSLQKFASVHANVHNHFNSDRHLIDRQTYKEGRSAALAEWQNLIA
- a CDS encoding S24 family peptidase, yielding MEHVREELDRLITQRGYGYASISRLLGRNPAYVQQFIKRGSPRKLDDEDRKTLACFFGVDEQVLGGPANPVTDGMVEIPVLDVEASAGFGAVAASETAHTRFGFDERWLRHLTSAKSASLSIVGVKGDSMEPTLSDGDEVLVDASDHGSRLRDGIYVLRSDDSLVVKRIAIKPGGRQITIASDNPAYPTWRDMDRSEVHVVGRVIWFGRAL
- a CDS encoding DUF6961 family protein, translated to MTLTRDQEIWGMALWVEKHHGDGGHDFIDAKIEELVLATEMDGVRLWEEVARRLEQLGERTSQS
- a CDS encoding DUF4238 domain-containing protein encodes the protein MANNKNQHFVPKAYLRRFSCDPPGADRRRINAYLIDHERFIDGASISDQCSKNKFYGSDEIFEDFVQHFEGRYGIAIEALEGNGQIYTGDISRFFLLQYLRTPHMLEQRRKTIDHAENLKIGGISRPEPMNFVQSRGCCQSNANSSPPSRMVPTRVLDQAIRFCHSARAAERPSL